A single window of Nicotiana sylvestris chromosome 3, ASM39365v2, whole genome shotgun sequence DNA harbors:
- the LOC104210681 gene encoding protein MOTHER of FT and TFL1, whose product MAAKVDPLVVGRVIGDVVDMFVPSVTMSVHFGNKHVTNGCDIKPSIAADPPKITVGGHAADLYTLVMTDPDAPSPSEPNMREWVHWIVTDIPGCSNVARGKEVLGYVGPRPPVGIHRYILVLFRQKAPMPGILQPPLARSHFCTRAFAHQLDLGVPVATVYFNAHKEPANRKR is encoded by the exons ATGGCTGCAAAAGTTGATCCGTTGGTGGTTGGAAGAGTAATTGGGGATGTAGTGGACATGTTCGTGCCCAGTGTCACTATGTCTGTGCACTTTGGCAACAAACATGTTACAAATGGTTGCGATATCAAACCCTCTATTGCGGCTGATCCTCCAAAAATCACCGTGGGTGGCCATGCTGCTGACCTTTACACTCTG GTTATGACGGATCCAGATGCTCCCAGTCCGAGTGAACCAAATATGCGAGAGTGGGTGCATTG GATCGTGACAGACATACCAGGGTGCAGTAACGTCGCTCGAG GGAAGGAGGTATTGGGGTATGTGGGGCCACGTCCGCCGGTGGGGATTCACAGGTACATACTGGTACTTTTCCGACAGAAGGCGCCAATGCCGGGAATTTTGCAGCCGCCACTAGCTAGGTCTCATTTCTGCACTCGGGCGTTTGCGCATCAGCTTGATCTCGGCGTCCCTGTTGCCACTGTTTATTTCAATGCCCATAAGGAGCCAGCAAATAGGAAGCGCTGA